The Oncorhynchus mykiss isolate Arlee chromosome 5, USDA_OmykA_1.1, whole genome shotgun sequence DNA window TGACTGAGTGGAGATGGACCAAGGCAGTAGAAGAACATTCAATCCAAATGGAGGATCTGGACACTCATCATCACACAGctattttggtgtgtgtgtgtctcatcacaGTTATTCTGGTGTCGAGATAGCCGATTCAACTCCACGATTTACGATGGAGTTGAGCGGCGACTAGTGTGGGCGGACTGGAGTTACGACATCACATACAATTACGTTTTTATTAAGAACTACTGATTTCAGCACCCACAGAATAGCATGCAGTTACATAGGACAATGTCTCCCGTCTGCCCACACTAGTCGCCGCTCAACTCCATTGTAAATCGTGGAGTTGAATTGAGTCGGCTATGTCTGAGAAAGCTGGCAGTAACTGTATTTTAAACAAAAACGTGTATTTGTGTTTTCAGTCACTCCATGTGATCCCTGGCACAGCACACCGGTGAAAAAGGTAATAGTGAGCAAATCACTGTTATTGGACCTGCTATATTTCATCCCTAAAATGTTTGGAAAACTAATTTTATACGTTTTTATTTTGTCTTGCCTTGGTTAGGCTACTAGTCTAGTCAAATGAGAAATTCTAACATGAATGGCAATGGCTCCATTTTTGCAGAAGAATGTAGGAGCTTCTATCGAGGAGCCTTCCCTAGTGTCCACCTCAGCTCAGAGTGAGGGACAGAAGGtggccagccagtcagccagaagTCCCCCAAGCCTCAGTCCCACAGGAAGCCTCTACACCCaacccccctccctgtctctacccctcCTACAGGACAGAATGGTGGGAGGTGCTGCTTTTTACACAACACATAAAGCCAAATGGAACACGCTGCTTATGTTCTCCTTTGTTACATCATTGTATCCTCGATAGAATCACAGAATGCAGAATAGAATGTTAATGATATTAAGGTGTAATTGCCCATGGTAGCTAATGACTGGTTGATAAAATGTGAAACTATTACTATGAGCTAGCAAGGCTACCATTATAGGTAGCaggtcagtactggtactctctaCATGtttgtggaggtgtgtgtgtgcatacttaCTCACTCCTGTATTTACATTtgggtatgtgtctgtctgtctgtgtgtgtgtgttataatagCCTCTTGGTGAGATGGAGAGTGCCACCATCCAAAGGCAGAGGCGGGAGCTGCAGCTGCTGATTTGTGAACTGAAAGACCGGGACCAGGAGCTCAACACCATGGCTGCTGCCCACCACAAGCAGCTCACTGCCTGGGAACAAGACCGCCAGAGAGTCCTGACCCTGGAGCAGAGGTGTGCTCGcctggagggtgagagaggggacaCAGGCCTCAAATGAACACAAAATATTCCATTCATCATCTGTGTGTGTACATTCCCAAAAATAACCTCAATGATGGGTAGTTACATTCATACTTAAATGGTGAATTGCATCCTCTGTATTATTTTATGATGTTTGCTTTGAATACGACAGGTCTGGGAATTGCATTGATAAGGTCTCTGGTGTTTATgcgtatgcatgcatgcatgctgtgtgtgtgtttttgcttgTATGTGTATCAATCTGTGTGTCATAATGTGTGTTTGCTTGTCTTAGATGAGCTTCAGAAGCGTAATGAAGTGATCAGAGCTGTAACTAAGAGGGTTCATGTCGTGGAGGCCCGGGAGAAGGAAGGCCACAGGGAGCTCAACTCTACCCAGCAACAGCTGCTCGAGCTAGGGAAGAAACAGCAGTACACCAGCCAACACTGTCACGACCTGAaggtacaagcacacacacacacagccaatttGGTGTTGTACTGATGTGGTTATTTACAGTCCATGTTTCCGGTGTTGTGTTCTTAAACAGGACTGTAAAATAAAGGGTTTctggtgttgtgttgttttgtctCCCCCCGCCACCAGGAGAAGAACCAAAGTCTGAACTCCACAGTGATGTCTTTGTCAGCCCAGCTGGGCTCTCTGCAAGTCAGAGGGGAGGAGCTCAGCACCATGCTCAGACTCAAGGTAGGCTTGCTTTCTTTAACCTTTGTCTCTAACTCTGATTACCCTGTAATAGAGTAGTAAGGCCATGCAGTTACAGACATGCTAGTCTCTCACGACAGCCTATCTGATTTGGTTCTGGGTGCCGAGATTCAGGGGCgtaactttggttttagaagggAGGGAcctacattattatttttttaatccagtaagataaacactccaaacagcctacctgaccgcTTGGAGGTGTCCACattggtcctaaagcacaccgttccCTCATTtggtatcacattccaatgataaaactggggggcacaaaaatgcaatttcaaatTAACTTTGGGTGAAAGTGACGCCCCTGCCGAGATTACAGACATGCAGACTGTAAATTGCACAGTGGTTATCATAAGTGTTCACCCCCCCCTTggatttttttcacattttgatgCGTGACAAAGtgagattgaagtggatttagggtatgatttttttgtcatcgatctacacaaaatactccataatatcaaagtgaaaagaaaattCTAGAAAGGTTAACAAATGAATACAAATTGAATAACTCAAATATCATGTTTGCCAAATGATTTACTCGTTTTGATTAGGCAAgactaaattagttcaggaggaACATTTGGCTTAACAAATTGCATAATAAGTTACATAGACTCACtttgtgtgaaataataggggttgatATGATTTATGAATGACTACCCATTTGTCTGTCCCGCATAcacacatctgtaaggtcccttagtcaagtattgaatttcaagcactgattcaactacaaagaccagaaagcttttcaaaagcctcatgaagaagggcagtgattggtagttAGGTaacaagttaataattatgctgtggatgatgtactAAACCTCCCAGACACAACGGACAGAAAGGAAACTGCTCAAGGAGGcattggtgactttaaaacagctacatagttcaatggctgtgaaggGAGAAAATtgatgatggatcaacaacattgtagttactccacaataatgacccaaatgacagagtgaaaagaaaattacaaatatacagtgccttcagaaggtattcacaccccttgactttttccacattttgttgtgttacaaagtgggattaaaatggatttaattgtcatttttgtatcaatgatctacacaaaaaaCTCTGGCAAAGTATAAGAAAAATTTGAACATTTGTAAACAAAATGTTAACATAAATATTCAATCTTAATATTCAACCCccttagtcaatacatgttagaatcacctttggcaacgattacagctgtgagtctttctgggtaagtctctaagagcttttcatatctggattgtgcaacatttgcccattattctcttcaaaattcttcaagctctgtcaaattggatgTTGACTATTGCAAGACAACAATTTTCAGTTCTTGCCgtatattttcaagcagatttaagtcaaaactgtatcttggccactcaggaacactcactgtcttcttggtaataactccagtgtagatttcaccttgtgttttaggttattgtcctggtgaAAGATTAATTaatttcccagtgtctggtggaaagcagactgaaccaggttttcctataggattttacctgtgcttagcgccattccgttttttttttcttcctgaaAACTCAGTTCTTACCAgttcttaacgattacaagcatacccataacttaaaaatctatggcaacaaccaatttgacagagaattaagaattttgaaaagaataatgggcaaatgtttcaCTTAAACAGAAAGGTtcccagctgtaatcactaccaaaggtgattctaacatgtattgacttatgtaatcaagatatattagtgttttatttttcataaattctaacatttgtaaagaAATTctcttctactttgacattacagagtatgttgtgtagattgttgacaaaaaattaaaattaaatcaatttcaatcccactttgtaacacaacaaaatgtgaaaaaatccaagaggggtgaatacttatgatacccactgtatataacctcttcttcccccaccaggACAAGGATGTGACGGAGGCAACCAATCACATCGTAGATCTGTCTGGGCGCCTGCGGGAGATGGAGGGGTCGCTGAAGGAGAGTCACTCACGGGAGGCCAGGGTGCTCAGGGAGGTCGAGGAGCACAAACGGCGATACAGAGAGGTCCGGCACGAGAACACACGGCTCAAAGGTACAGGTTCCAGAGTACATggctcagagatacagtacattacactgcCCCCTCTCACTACACTgccccctctctttttccctctccctgTGTTGTGGTTGTAGAGGAGTTACAGCAGCAGGTAACAGAGGGCAGTGCCCAGAGAGAGGACATCATCCGTCTGAAGCAGGAAGGACAGCTGCTGCGCAGGGAGCTGGCTCTCTCGGGTACCTCACATTCAACCAAGTTTATTTATATAGGACTTTTGAGTGAACATTTTTCACAAATATGTTTGTCACGGTGTGATTTACAGCAACTTAAACCCCAGCCACCCAAACCCCTGTCTTTTCTGGTACCAACCCTTAGAGGCAATGTTTCCCAGTGTAATGACAGGGCCTCCTCTGGAACAGTAGGGAGGATGCCTGTAGTGCTATAGTTCCAGGTCATTGTTTCCCTAAACAGGAACATCTAGTTCCTCTTCCTAatcattgttattcttattgaCTGTATTAAGATAGATAGACTGGCTGATTGAACCACCCCAGCTTCTCTCGTCTCATTGTGCATTATTTTAGATCGCTTACCAAGAAAATATATTACACATTTCTCCCGAACTATTGATAAGAAGCTGTTGTGACTGCTTTTGACATGGTTCCTGTCTCCCAGGTGAGGGGGAGAGCTGGAAGGATGAGCTGCTGGGATTGGCTCGTTCCAAGCAGGAGCGCACAGAGTCGGAGCTGCACTGTCTACGCCAGGTGTGTCACCTCTTACCTTATCTCTACCTCCACACTTTTTACCCACAGCGCATTGGGCTGGGCTGTCGGTCAGGTTCTACAGCATACCTGTGGAACGTCAGGAATGTTCTCCACCTCGGCTGTTAGACGCTGTCTGTATTGGTGGTGTGTCACATACCTGGGCCCTGACTCAACCCTGACACAGTTAACCTGAAGAGGCTAAGGAGCTGTATTTGGCCCAAAGTTACCCAGACTAAGATTAAATATTGATGTAAATATAAGATATTGGTGTAAATGAATAGTAATTTACACTGGGTCAATCGATGAAAGTATCATTTACCCTGACCTGATATGCATGAAGTGTCCACAATCCTAattgtgtgtgttccaggtgtgTGAGAACCAGCAGAATGACCTGCAGCTGCTTCAGTTGAACCTGGAGagcacccgggaggccctgaaaCAGGCCGAGGGACAGGGGCCACATGGGAGGTGAGCTgggtgtttgtgcatgtgtataTTTATTCTACTCAGTTGATGTTGTGCACAGTCTCAGATATTTTGCTGTTGTTTATTTGGCTTTAGAGGAGGTGCTGAAATGGTGTCTCTTACCagtcagggaacagagagagtaggagggacagagagacgagCAACAGGGTCAGTCTACAGACAGACTTTAAGCAGAAGAATAGACCACCACCCAAACTGTCCAGaaccccccttccccctccttgtcacaggagagagacaggcactcCAACAGGAGGATGAAAGTAGTGTTTCAgttttgacctctgacctcactgACGGTGCAGTAACAACCCGGGACCTCAATGATGCTGTCCccagagagttgctgagtcacgCAATGGTCCAAGCTAGCAGCGTTAGTGACTGTTTTTCATTGACgaagagagagaaccagaacaTATCAAACCCCCGTACTCCCAGTTCCTACACCAACCGAGAGTCAAGTCACCAGGAAACAATGAcaggtagagagagtagagaaaccATGGAGACACCAAGCATAGCCGCCGCCACAGGAACGCTTAGTCGAACTCGATCGCCAGGCCAAGCTAGCGTCAACTTCAGCGACTACCTGTCCACTGTTTCAGGAAACCAAGGCACGTATCTTAGGCAACAAGAGCAACAACAACTCACCGAACTCCGCGAACATGAATCAAACTACAGCAGCCAGGAAACACGAAGGAGAGCTAGCAAGGAAACCATGACAACCCGTAGTAGCCTAGCCCCGGGAACCACCACACTGTCGCTGAGCGACCGCATCGCTAGCTACCGCAGCCAAAATAAATCAGCAAGGAGAGAAGGCAGAGGGATACAGAGTCAGAGTGGAGTTAGTGGGAATGAGGGTTCGTTAAACCGCACTGTCGATCAAGTTAGCATTAGCGACAGAGTCCCCAGCTACAGCCGCCAAGGAGCTTCAAGAAAAGAAGGCAGGGGGACCAGGAGTCAGAGTGGAGTAAGTGGGAATTTCAGCGAGAATAACAGCGGGAATGTGGGTCACACTTCTGGTAAAGCTAGCGACGGAGTCTCGAACTACAGCCACCATGGAACATCAGGAAAAGAATGCAGGGAGTCATTGTGTGAGGATGGAATCGGTACGAATGCCGGCTCCCTGGTGGAGAGGACTGAGTCCCCTGAATGTGGGTGTAGCAGTATGGTTGAGGGACAGACAGGACCTAGCTCCTATAAGACAGCTAGTTGTGGCTGTGGTAGTTTGCCTGAAGTACAGGCAGGGCAGAGCTATGACTTTGGTAGTATGGTTGACGGACAGACAGGACCCAGCTGTGGGTGTAGATGTATAGCTGAAGGCCAGGAACAGAGTGAACCTAGCCTGTCTGAAGCAGGCAGCTCTGAGACAGGGACAGATGCAGGGATGGAGCTCCTAGCTGTGTTTAATGGAGGACCAGAGGCAGAGGACTCCTCCATATTGCTGGTGGACATCAGCTCTCGTAACACCTGGTAGGGACAGAATATACAGAGAAAGAATGGTACACTCTTTTATATTGACCCCAAATTTGTCTCAGGAATAGtaggattgattgattgattgattgattgattgattgactgctTTCCCAGCCAAGGTGATCTCACCTGTGTGTACCTGGATAGCCCCTCCCCTTCCTCACGGAGTAGGAGGAGCCTCGGTCTTGCGAATGACTCCGCCTCTCCAACAACCGCCAATGAACAAGGTGTTGTCAACGGCAACCTGGGAGGCCTTTTTGCAGCTTTAGACGATGTGAGTGGACCACAGCCTGAGAGGAAAAACTCCTGATCTTCATAATTAATTCATAATGTAGAGATAAAGAAAAGTAATTGGCCAGGATTCAGTCTTAAAGTTTAAACATTTTCAATTTTGTCCATTCCCCCAGGAGGACCAGCGTTCCTCCACCAATAATCTACAAAGGCTGCTAGATGAGTCTCGTCAGATGGTGGCTAGCCTGGAACGCACAACCCTACAACCTTTATGCCCCTCCCACAGCCCGTCCTCTAACTGTGACGCTATCATCAGCCTCAGCATCGGCCAAAACAGTGGCAACAGTAGCCATGGGAACCACAGTCGTAACTGTGACAGACACAATCACAGCAATCCCGATCACCACCCCAACCAGAGCTCCACCTACACCACAAGACCCAGTCAAACCAGCCGGGTACGTGCTTTCATGTGTTTTATACTATAGATACAATAATTATTCTGACCAAAATACCACAGATCATTTCATACTGTTGGGCCGATTACCATTAAGACATCACATAATACTATGGAAGTGTGGGGTGCAACGTAAGGATGTGAACTGGTAGTGATTTACAGTGCTCCTCCCATCTCTCATGTTTTCACCCAGCTGGATGGTGATACTCCACCCAGGAACACTCAGCCCTTCCAGAGGAACGAGGAACCTGGCGGGCTATAGAGGGGAGGGACATCTACCTAAACACACCTTCACACACCTGGCCTGGAAAGTCTAGGAGGGGTGATGATGGAGGCTGCAGACTACTCTGTTTTCTACTGTAGCCATTGAGACCGTAGTCACATTGGTATGGCTTTGCCCCCAGTCCCAAACCTATATCAGTCACAATCCAGGAAGTGACACTTTGGGTCAAAGGTGAAATCTCCTCCAATCAGAACCAGGGACAGAGCGATAGCAAGCCAATGAATGAATTAAACTGCTTTTTTAGGAAACCAAAGAAGGACTTACATTTCTTTATGTGAAAAGTTATGTTATACGATACATGAAACTTTTTAAACTATTGTTTTAACAACATTTAAAACATGTTTAGTGTTAAATGTCCAATGTCCTGCCCTTCGCAGTCCTGGTCATAAGCTATTTAGGAACCATTTAGTAATATGATTGTGAGATGTGAAACCAGTCATTCAGACCTGTTGAATGGTGCTTCTGGGTTATTGTCATTCCGGTTTCACTGCCTGCAAACCTGCTGGATGGCTCCAATGGGATGACTGATGAGGTAAGAGAGACTGCTGCATTGAAAAGAAACCTGAACCTCACTTTCTCATTAGcaaattgtttttgtatttttgatGTCAACATTTTGTAATTAATGTTTTTGTACTCATTACTTTTTATGTAAAATAATTTATATTCAGCTATGCAAATACTAAGAAAAATGTACCACTGCAGTAAACATTTTAATAACCACTTCAAATGCCAGGTCTTATGTGATTTTGATAACATGATGAATGAAAAATACGATTAATACTTGCTTCTTGTTTTTTGACATATACAATTTTGTTACGTAAAATATCGGAGAAAAACGTGTAATGGAATGAAGATTGCGCAAAAGATTACGCGCAGGAATGCACAGTGCGTTGCGCAAAAATAAACGACCTCAGCATATAATTTAGAGAATAAATAATGTCCATTCATTAATACAGTATTTCCACCTGTAATTTGCTACTACTATCATTCACTCTGTCACTGATCGGAGAAGGTATTGATACACCGGTTTGCGCGTCGCGTGATTCTGACGTGCCATCCCCATTGTAGATTGACAACCCAGTGCAGACGGGTATCGGCAAACTGCCAGGGTGCGTGGCTGGGACAGCAACTAGACGGGTATTTCATCCCAGTAGATTACACCGGCAAAATGAGCTCGAGTAAACCGAAAAACAAAAGCGAGAATAAAACAGAGAAGCAATTGGCTGCGGAGAAAGAACAGTTTGGAAAACTACAGGTAAACTTAAATCCAACCTTTTTTGTTTTAGAAAAAAAAAGTTCCCTCATTTACATATTTATTTTAAATCAACGATTTTTTAGGATTGTGTCTGTGTCAAGGTTGTATGGTGATTAGTGTGTGAACATATCTTTGGATAATGTATTTCTTTGACAACATACACATATCTGTTTTTATTTCAGTATTAATTGTGTTATAATGAGTACATTTTAGTCAGATAAAGACAAAAAACTTACTCCAGAAACATCTGTATCATGAAAATAATTTCaacaacaaatatattttttacagtcCAACTTCTTCAAAAGGAACTGGGAAAAACTTTGGAGTTATAACAATGTAGTACACTTATTTTTGACCACATATAtgtaaaaagaaaataaaaaaaattgtgacAATTTCCTCATGCCATGCCTCACTTTGAACACAACTATTCTTCGAGTTCTGCCTATCAATAGTATGTGCTGTGTCTCTCATTGTCCCATTGTTCTCAAAGgtgtacagtaccggtcaaaagtttggactatttttactatttactacattgtagaataataatgaagacatcaaaactatgaaataacatatggaattgggtagtaaccaaaaaagtgttatacaaagTTATacagatttttcaaagtagccaccctttgtcttgatgacacttttggcattctctcaaccagcttcacctggaatgctgttccaacagtctttaaatcaaattttatttgtcacatacacatggttagcagatgttaatgtgagtgtagcgaaatgcttgtgcttctagttccgacaatgcagtaataatcaaccagtaatctaacctaacaatttcacaataacTACCTTATACATAAAAGTGTAAAGGGAtggagaatatgtacataaagatatatgaatgagtgatggtacagaacggcataggcaagatgcagtagatggtatcgagtacagtgtatatacatatgagatgagtaatgtagggtatgtaaacatataaaagtggcattgtttaaagtggctagtgatacatgtattacataaagatggcaaaatgcagtagatggtatatagtacagtatatacatatgagatgagtaatgtagggtatgtaaacattctattaagtgccattgtttaaagtggctagtgatacattttttacatccatttttccattattaaagtggctggagttgagtcagtatgttggcagcagccactcaatgttactggtggctatttaacagtctgatggccttgagatagaagctgtttttcagtctctcggtccctgctttgatgcacctgtactgacctcgccttctggatgatagcggggtgaacaggcagtggctcgggtggttgttgtacttgatgatctttatggccttcctgtgacatcgggtggtgtaggtgtcctggagggaaggtagtttgcccccggtgatgcgttgtgcagacctcactgccctctggagagccttatggttgagggcggagcagttgccgtaccaggcggtgatacagcccgacaggatgctctcgattgtgcatctgtaaaagtttgagagcttttggtgacaagccgaatttctgcTGCTCCGCcttcaccactctgtctgtgtgggtggaccaattcagtttgtccatgatgtgtacgctgaggaacttaaaacttactaccctctccactactgtcccgtcgatgtggacaggggggtgctccctctgctgtttcctgaagtccacgatcatctcctttgttttgttgacgttgagtgtgaggttattttcctgacaccacactccgagggccctcacctcctcccggtaggccgtctcgtcgttgttggtaatcaagcctaccactgtagtgtcatctgcaaacttgatgattgagttggaggcgtgcatggccatgcagtcgtgggtgaacagggagtacaggagagggctcagaacgcacccttgtggggccccagtgttgaggatcagcggggtggagatgttgttacctactctcaccacctgggggtggcccgccaggaagtccagtacccagttgcacagggcggggttgagacccagggtctcgagcttgatgacgaatttggagggtactatggtgttaaatggtgttaaatgctgagctgtagtcgatgaacagcattttcacataggtattcctcttgtccagatgggttagggcagtgtgcagtgtggttgcgattgaatcgtctgtggacctatttgggcagtaagcacattggagtgggtctagggtgtcaggtagggtggaggtgatgtggtccttgactagtctctcaaagcacttcatgatgacggaagtgagtgctacagggcggtagtcatttagctcagttaccttagctttcttgggaacaggaccaatggtggccctcttgaagcatgtgggaacagcagactgggataaggattgattgaatatgtccctaaagcacaccagccagctggtctgcgcactgcgcatgctctgaggacgcggctgtgGATgcagtctgggcctgcagccctgcgagggttaacacgtttagatgttttactcacgtcggctgcagtgaaggagagtccgcaggttttggtagcggaccgtgtcagtggcactgtattgtcctcaaagcgagcaaagaagttgtttagggccccccgggtggcgcagtggttaagggtgctgtactgcagcgccagctgtgccatcagagtccctgggttcgcgcccaggctctgtcataaccggccgcgaccgggaggtctgcggggcgatgcacaattggcctaggttagggagggatgtccttgtctcatcgcgcaccagtgactcctgtgactcctgtggcgggctgggcgcagtgcgcgctaaccaaggttgccaggtgcacagtgtttcctccgacacattggtgcagctcaGCTGGcttgcgcgctgtgttaagaagcagtgcggcttggttgggttgtgtatcggactttcaaccttcgtctctcccgagcccgtacgggagttgtagcgatgagacaagatagtagctttggggagaaaaaggggtaaaaaaaaaacaacaacaaaaaaatgagttgtttagtctgtctgggagcaagacatcctggtctgcgacagggctggttttctttcccaagcttattggtgtcctttagtagtggtttctttgtagcaatttgacctctgaacagttgatgttgagttgtgtctgttacttgaactctgtgaacatttatttaggctgcaatctgaggtgcagttaactcgaattaacttatcctctgcagcagaggtaactctgggtcttcctttgatgtggcggtcctcatgagaggcagtttcatcttagtgcttgatggtttttgcgactgtacttgaagaaactttcaaagttccgtattgactgaccttcatgtcttaaagaaatgatggactgttgtttctcttagcttatttgagctgttctttccataaatggacttggtcttttaccaaatagaccTCTGAACAGTCTTCTGTGTAcccctcctaccttgtcacaactgattggctcaaatgcattaagaaggaaagaaattccactaatttaacttttaacaaggcacacctgttaattgaagtaCATTCCatctgactacctcatgaagctggttgagggaattccaagagtgtgcaaagctgtcattttatttgtacatttttttttcaccaggtcggccagttg harbors:
- the ccdc62 gene encoding coiled-coil domain-containing protein 62 isoform X1 translates to MDQGSRRTFNPNGGSGHSSSHSYFVTPCDPWHSTPVKKKNVGASIEEPSLVSTSAQSEGQKVASQSARSPPSLSPTGSLYTQPPSLSLPLLQDRMPLGEMESATIQRQRRELQLLICELKDRDQELNTMAAAHHKQLTAWEQDRQRVLTLEQRCARLEDELQKRNEVIRAVTKRVHVVEAREKEGHRELNSTQQQLLELGKKQQYTSQHCHDLKEKNQSLNSTVMSLSAQLGSLQVRGEELSTMLRLKDKDVTEATNHIVDLSGRLREMEGSLKESHSREARVLREVEEHKRRYREVRHENTRLKEELQQQVTEGSAQREDIIRLKQEGQLLRRELALSGEGESWKDELLGLARSKQERTESELHCLRQVCENQQNDLQLLQLNLESTREALKQAEGQGPHGSQGDLTCVYLDSPSPSSRSRRSLGLANDSASPTTANEQGVVNGNLGGLFAALDDEDQRSSTNNLQRLLDESRQMVASLERTTLQPLCPSHSPSSNCDAIISLSIGQNSGNSSHGNHSRNCDRHNHSNPDHHPNQSSTYTTRPSQTSRLDGDTPPRNTQPFQRNEEPGGL
- the ccdc62 gene encoding coiled-coil domain-containing protein 62 isoform X2; the encoded protein is MESATIQRQRRELQLLICELKDRDQELNTMAAAHHKQLTAWEQDRQRVLTLEQRCARLEDELQKRNEVIRAVTKRVHVVEAREKEGHRELNSTQQQLLELGKKQQYTSQHCHDLKEKNQSLNSTVMSLSAQLGSLQVRGEELSTMLRLKDKDVTEATNHIVDLSGRLREMEGSLKESHSREARVLREVEEHKRRYREVRHENTRLKEELQQQVTEGSAQREDIIRLKQEGQLLRRELALSGEGESWKDELLGLARSKQERTESELHCLRQVCENQQNDLQLLQLNLESTREALKQAEGQGPHGSQGDLTCVYLDSPSPSSRSRRSLGLANDSASPTTANEQGVVNGNLGGLFAALDDEDQRSSTNNLQRLLDESRQMVASLERTTLQPLCPSHSPSSNCDAIISLSIGQNSGNSSHGNHSRNCDRHNHSNPDHHPNQSSTYTTRPSQTSRLDGDTPPRNTQPFQRNEEPGGL